The segment GTCGATTTTCTCACAAGATCTGGCAGGAAGAGGAACTCTCGAAAATGGTCCCCGGGGGGGTGCCTTTTCCGATGCTTTCCGATCCCGGCGGACGCATCGGCCAGCTCTATGGGGTCTACGACGAAGAAGCTGGAGTCAATATCCGCGGCCGCTTTATCATTGATCCTGACGGGGTGATTCAGGCTTCGGAGGTTTTAACTGCCCCGGTAGGTCGTAATCCCGAGGAGTTATTAAGACAGATTAAGGCTTATCAGCATAATCGGGAGACCGGTGAAGTCATGCCCTCTGGCTGGCAGCCAGGCAAGAAAACCCTGAAACCTTCTCCGGCCCTGGTCGGCAAGGTCTGTGAGGTCTGGAAGCCGGAAGAGTCCTTCTGACCGCATAGATCAATCAGATCCAGATGAAAGTCGGGTTGCCGCCTTGAACCGGGGGTGCCAGAAATTAACCATCCCCTCTGGCGGCGACCCGTTCGACGTTTATGGTCTAATAACCTGGAAATCCTTGATTCCAATACCTTAATGGGGGTTGGGAGGGGAGCTTGAGGGCGGGGGGCCAACGGTCCCCCGGCCCTCCCCCCGATTAATCTTTTAAATGCTTCGAGTAAGGGAAAAGATTCATTGGTAATGCCGAACAAGACCGATAATCCCTGGAGTCCCTATCTGGCCGGGGCTTTGGCGGGGTTGGTGCCGGCGGTTCCGGATATGTGGCAGCGGCGATTCGGTCCCCACCGCCTTCACCGGGGCCTAGTGGCCTTTATCGGCGGCTTCATTGCCATTTTGGGGGGCGCGGCTCACTAGGGGTTGCCCCAGCGGCCATGGCATCAGCGGGGTCATGCAATTGCCTGTAAGCGGCCTGATTTCCTTAGTGAGATTTTTCGCTGGCGGCCTGATCATGGCCCGCCTGGTCTACGCCAATAAGGAACCACGATGATTATCCTGCTTTATGGGTTGATTAATTGTAAAATTTATGTTGTCCACCGTGATGATCGCCATGGCCGGCCTGTATCTGCTGATGGACCTGGGAGTGGCAGCGCTTGCTCCCAAACCCACCATATTGGGAGCCAACCTGATAGGCGGGCTGATCTTTGGCCTGGGCTGGGGATTGCTGGGTTATTGTCCGGGGACCGCCGTCGGCGCCCTGGGCGAGGGGCGCTGGGATGCCTTCTGGGGCATCCTGGGGATGCTAGCCGGTGCCACAGTGTTCGCGGAAATCTATCCGGCTCTGAAATCGACGGTGTTAACCTGGGGTGACTACGGTAGAATAACTCTGCCCCAGGTCCTGGGCGTCAATCATTGGTTTATAATATTGGTATTCATTCTGGGAGGAATAGGGCTTTGCCGGTGGTTTGAAAACCAGGGGCTGTAGTTCCTCGCCGCAAGTTTTGCCCAGAGAGGGAAAAATTAGATGCTCTGGAAAATCGCCACCTTCAACGTCAACGGAATTCGGGCCCGGCTAGCCATTGTGGCTGACTGGCTTAAGCATCAGGAGCCGGACGTGCTGTGTTTACAGGAGACCAAATGCCAGGACCAGGATTTTCCGCACCAGGCCTTCCAGGCGGCTGGCTACCATAGTTATGCCCGGGGCGAAAAATCATTTAACGGGGTGGCCC is part of the Deltaproteobacteria bacterium genome and harbors:
- a CDS encoding redoxin domain-containing protein yields the protein MTAVAVKFPDFKALGVEFLAISVDSRFSHKIWQEEELSKMVPGGVPFPMLSDPGGRIGQLYGVYDEEAGVNIRGRFIIDPDGVIQASEVLTAPVGRNPEELLRQIKAYQHNRETGEVMPSGWQPGKKTLKPSPALVGKVCEVWKPEESF
- a CDS encoding YeeE/YedE family protein; its protein translation is MLSTVMIAMAGLYLLMDLGVAALAPKPTILGANLIGGLIFGLGWGLLGYCPGTAVGALGEGRWDAFWGILGMLAGATVFAEIYPALKSTVLTWGDYGRITLPQVLGVNHWFIILVFILGGIGLCRWFENQGL